GTAGAGAATCAAGAAGATCACTGCCAAGGTGAGAGGCACGATCAGTAGCAAGCGAGCACGTGCTCGTTGCATGTACTCGTACTGCCCCGACCAGAAGATCGTGTAGCCGGCAGGCAACTCGACCCGCTCTGCCACCTCCTGCTGTGCCCGCTTGACCCAGGAACCCACGTCGATTCCACGCAGATCTACATACACCCACGCGTTTGGCCGAGCGTTCTCTGACTTGATGCCTGGTGGGCCCTGACGAAGCTGGATCTCGGCGAGCTGCCCGAGCGGCACTTGCGCACCCGTCGGCGAGGCAACCAGGATCTCTCGGAGAGCAATCGGGTTGTCACGAAGCTCCCTCGGATAACGAACATTGATTGGGTAGCGCTCGAGTCCCTCTACGGTCCAGGAAACATTCATCCCCCCGACCGCCGACTGGATGACGTCCTGAATGTCGCCAACAGTCAACCCAAACCTGGCGGCCGCCTGGCGGTCGATATCGAAGTCGAGATAACTCCCGCCCATCACGCGTTCCGCATACGCCGAGAGCGTGCCCGGTAGAGGCTTGACGACCGCCTCTACTTCCTTCCCGATGCGTTCCAGCTCAGATAGATCAGCACCGGCTATCTTGATTCCAACCGGCGTCTTGATGCCGGTCGACAGCATGTCGATGCGCGTCTTGATCGGCATCGTCCAGGCGTTGGTGACACCTGGGAACTGAATGGCCGCGTCAAGCTCAGCGATCAGGTCATCCTTGGTGATACCAGGGCGCCACTCCTTTGGATCCTTGAGGACGATTGTCGTCTCGAGCATCGATAGCGGCGCCGGATCCGTTGCTGTCTCCGCCCGCCCGACCTTGCCGAGCACCGATTCGACCTCAGGGAATGAACTGATGATCTTGTCGGTCTGCTGGAGAATCTCCCGAGCCTTGGTAATCGAGATCCCCGGAAAAGTCGTGGGCATGTACAGAAGATCGCCTTCCCACAGCGGCGGCATGAACTCCGACCCGATCGTCTTCAATGGAATCAAGGTCAGCGCCAGGATCACCACCATCAGCAGAATCACCCCCCAGCGCCATTTGAGTGCCAGATTCAGCACTGGCGTGTAGAGGAAACGCAGGAACCGGGAAACAGGATGCCGCTTCTCGCTGAAGATCTTGCCGCGCACGAACCAGAACATGAGTACTGGAATGATCGTCACCGCGACAATCGACGAAAGACCCATGGCATAGGTCTTGGTGAAGGCGAGGGGCTTGAAGAGCCTCCCTTCCTGCGCTTCGAGAGTAAAGATCGGCAGAAAGGAAACGGTAATCACCAAAAGGGTGAAGAAGAGTGTCGGCCCCACCTCCTGCGCAGAGCGCAAAATGATCTCGAAGTGGGATCGCTTACCGCGCCACTCCTCGTAGTGCTTGTGGGCGTTCTCAACCATGATGACCGCCGCATCTACCAGCACACCGATAGAAATGGCGATCCCACCGAGCGACATGATGTTCGCGCCTAAGCCCTGGAACTTCATGATCACGAAGGCGAGAAGAATCGAGACGGGGATTGACACGATGGCGACAAACGCCGAGCGGAAGTGGAACAGGAAAACGAGGCAGACCAACGCCACGACAATCGATTCCTCGACAAGAGTGTGGGTCAGCGTCTCGATCGAGCGCTCGATCAAGCCGGTGCGATCGTAGGCGACCGAAATCTCGACATCCTCTGGCAGGCCCGCCTGCAGTTCCGCTAGGCGCTCCTTGACTCTGGCGATGGTCGAGAGTGTGTCTGCGCCCCAGCGAACAACAATGACTCCACCGACAGTTTCGCCTTCTCCATTCCAGTCGGCCAATCCGCGCCTGATTTCAGGACCAATAGTGATGTTGGCGACATCCTGGAGGAGAATCGGAACACCACCGGCACCGCTTCCGAGCACCACAGCTTCCAG
This portion of the Rhodothermales bacterium genome encodes:
- a CDS encoding efflux RND transporter permease subunit, with translation MLNKLIEWSLRNQLMVTVGLILAILAGVWAIRETRIDAIPDLSDVQVIIFTEFSGQAPQVVEDQVTYPITTKMLAVPYAKVVRGYSFFGFSFVYVIFEDGTDLYWARSRVLEYLSGLASELPQGISPQLGPDATGVGWAFMYVLNSDERSLADLRSYQDWYLKYALSSVEGVAEVASIGGFVRQYQVEVDPVRLRAYGLPLQAVRRAIQRSNIEVGGRLVEMSEREFMVRGRGYIKEIRDLEAVVLGSGAGGVPILLQDVANITIGPEIRRGLADWNGEGETVGGVIVVRWGADTLSTIARVKERLAELQAGLPEDVEISVAYDRTGLIERSIETLTHTLVEESIVVALVCLVFLFHFRSAFVAIVSIPVSILLAFVIMKFQGLGANIMSLGGIAISIGVLVDAAVIMVENAHKHYEEWRGKRSHFEIILRSAQEVGPTLFFTLLVITVSFLPIFTLEAQEGRLFKPLAFTKTYAMGLSSIVAVTIIPVLMFWFVRGKIFSEKRHPVSRFLRFLYTPVLNLALKWRWGVILLMVVILALTLIPLKTIGSEFMPPLWEGDLLYMPTTFPGISITKAREILQQTDKIISSFPEVESVLGKVGRAETATDPAPLSMLETTIVLKDPKEWRPGITKDDLIAELDAAIQFPGVTNAWTMPIKTRIDMLSTGIKTPVGIKIAGADLSELERIGKEVEAVVKPLPGTLSAYAERVMGGSYLDFDIDRQAAARFGLTVGDIQDVIQSAVGGMNVSWTVEGLERYPINVRYPRELRDNPIALREILVASPTGAQVPLGQLAEIQLRQGPPGIKSENARPNAWVYVDLRGIDVGSWVKRAQQEVAERVELPAGYTIFWSGQYEYMQRARARLLLIVPLTLAVIFLILYFHLKSIVKTAIVLSAIPFALVGSIWLLAALDYNWSIAVWVGMIALAGLAAETGV